A stretch of Natronococcus sp. CG52 DNA encodes these proteins:
- a CDS encoding aldo/keto reductase: MNLPPIGLGTMGIDDPDVIATAIDVGYEHLDTAQIYENEAVVGEGLARSSVPREDATVATKVWADSLAPEDVRRTTEESLERLGLESVDLLYVHRPIETYDPERTLPAFDDLRDDGLVGGVGLSNFTVEEVETAQGILEAPMAAHQVEYHPLFQREELLSHAREHGYPLVAYSPLANGRAGEIDEVVAVAENHDATPEAVCLAWLTAKEGVVTIPKSSSREHLEANLEALDLELTDDDRERIDAVERTEELFPE, translated from the coding sequence ATGAACCTTCCACCGATCGGTCTCGGGACGATGGGGATCGACGATCCCGACGTGATCGCGACCGCGATCGACGTCGGCTACGAACACCTCGACACGGCCCAGATCTACGAGAACGAGGCCGTCGTCGGCGAGGGACTGGCCCGGAGTTCCGTTCCCCGCGAGGACGCGACCGTCGCGACGAAGGTCTGGGCCGACAGCCTCGCACCCGAAGACGTCCGCCGGACGACCGAGGAGAGCCTCGAGCGGCTGGGACTCGAGTCCGTCGACCTGCTGTACGTCCACCGCCCGATCGAGACGTACGATCCCGAGCGGACGCTGCCGGCGTTCGACGACCTGCGCGACGACGGACTCGTCGGCGGCGTGGGCCTGAGCAACTTCACCGTCGAGGAAGTCGAGACCGCGCAGGGCATCCTCGAGGCGCCGATGGCGGCCCACCAGGTCGAGTACCACCCGCTGTTCCAGCGCGAGGAGCTTCTCTCGCACGCACGCGAACACGGCTATCCGCTGGTGGCCTACTCGCCGCTCGCCAACGGCCGCGCCGGCGAGATCGACGAGGTCGTCGCCGTCGCCGAGAATCACGACGCGACGCCCGAGGCGGTCTGTCTCGCGTGGCTGACCGCGAAAGAGGGCGTCGTGACGATCCCGAAATCGAGCAGCCGCGAGCACCTGGAGGCGAACCTCGAGGCGCTGGACCTCGAGCTCACGGACGACGACCGCGAGCGGATCGACGCCGTCGAGCGAACTGAAGAGCTGTTTCCGGAATAG
- a CDS encoding 2,3,4,5-tetrahydropyridine-2,6-dicarboxylate N-succinyltransferase, translated as MSALETEIDDLWVQYQNDAHSADSVGGDQYATLDAFLDALEDGEIRAAEKNGDEWEANEWVKRGILLNFGLRQNQAYDYGDVDHYDVLPLRDTEDLGERGTRNTPDGTTIRRGAYLGSDCIMMSPSFVNVGAYVGDGTLVDSCDTVGSCAQIGENVKLGANTLIGGVLEPVESAPVIVEDDVSLGAGCRVTSGFVVGENSVVGENTLLTPRIPVYDLVEEEVIYGELPADRRAFTRFVESSVSDHDLFEGGAYKPAVVATDLETETLEATEREDALRE; from the coding sequence ATGAGTGCGCTCGAGACCGAAATCGACGATCTGTGGGTACAGTACCAGAACGACGCACACAGCGCCGATAGCGTCGGCGGAGACCAGTACGCGACGCTCGACGCCTTCCTCGACGCCCTGGAGGACGGCGAGATCCGGGCCGCCGAGAAGAACGGCGACGAGTGGGAGGCCAACGAATGGGTCAAGCGGGGAATCCTGCTCAACTTCGGTCTGCGGCAGAACCAGGCGTACGACTACGGCGACGTCGACCACTACGACGTTCTCCCGCTCCGCGACACGGAGGATCTCGGCGAGCGCGGAACCCGAAACACGCCGGACGGAACGACGATCCGCCGCGGCGCCTACCTCGGCTCCGACTGCATCATGATGAGTCCGAGCTTCGTCAACGTCGGCGCCTACGTCGGCGACGGGACGCTCGTCGACTCCTGTGACACCGTCGGCTCCTGCGCCCAGATCGGCGAGAACGTCAAACTCGGCGCGAACACGCTCATCGGCGGCGTTCTCGAGCCCGTCGAGAGCGCGCCGGTCATCGTCGAGGACGACGTCTCGCTCGGCGCCGGCTGCCGGGTCACTTCGGGCTTCGTCGTCGGCGAGAACAGCGTCGTCGGCGAGAACACCCTGCTGACGCCGCGCATCCCCGTCTACGACCTCGTCGAGGAGGAAGTCATCTACGGCGAACTGCCCGCCGACCGCCGCGCGTTCACGCGGTTCGTCGAATCCTCGGTCAGCGACCACGACCTCTTCGAGGGTGGCGCCTACAAGCCCGCCGTCGTCGCCACCGATCTGGAGACGGAGACGCTCGAGGCGACCGAGCGCGAGGACGCGCTGCGGGAGTAA
- the purH gene encoding bifunctional phosphoribosylaminoimidazolecarboxamide formyltransferase/IMP cyclohydrolase — MTRIAGMAGNRGRNLLNIADREPAGAELAVVLTNSADAPVLEAAAERGIPTEIVPIEDGMSRREHEQAVNEALAGYEFDLVCLDGYMRVLSNAFLDEQPTTLNVHPSLLPSFPGTDAWGDALEAGVSVTGCTVHLVTDATDEDGEVVENEVDGGPIVTQEPIPIYEGDDEETLKERVLYEGEFRAYPRAVKWFAEGAVDIDLGAGEVTVDADVASTDTDDHDGLPARRLISDDRADTLRYGENPHQDAAVYADYTCDEASVVHADQLNEGAKALSYNNYNDADGALNLIKEFDEPAAAVIKHTNPAGCATADSLSEAYEKALSTDPMSAFGGIVALNRECDAGTAERVIDSFKEVVVAPGYTDEALEVLREKDNLRVLDVGELDDRSERFTEKPLVGGRLVQERDLQSVSVDDLEVVTEREPSDEELESMVFAWQTLKHVKSNGILFTKGTETVGVGMGQVSRVDAVRLAAMKADEHAEGKDAEGAVMASDAFFPFPDGIEEAAEAGIEAVVQPGGSVNDDDVIETADEHGIAMAFTGQRSFRHD, encoded by the coding sequence ATGACGCGAATCGCCGGGATGGCCGGCAACCGAGGGCGCAACCTGTTGAACATCGCCGACCGCGAGCCGGCTGGTGCCGAACTCGCCGTCGTGCTCACGAACAGCGCGGACGCGCCGGTGCTCGAGGCCGCAGCCGAGCGCGGGATTCCCACCGAGATCGTCCCGATCGAGGACGGGATGAGCCGCCGGGAGCACGAGCAGGCCGTCAACGAGGCGCTCGCGGGGTACGAGTTCGACCTCGTCTGCCTCGACGGCTACATGCGCGTGCTCTCGAACGCCTTCCTCGACGAACAGCCGACGACGCTGAACGTCCACCCTTCGCTGCTTCCCTCGTTCCCCGGCACGGACGCCTGGGGCGACGCGCTCGAGGCCGGCGTTTCGGTGACGGGCTGTACGGTCCACCTCGTCACCGACGCGACCGACGAGGACGGTGAGGTCGTCGAAAACGAGGTCGACGGCGGACCGATCGTCACCCAGGAACCGATTCCGATCTACGAGGGCGACGACGAGGAGACGCTGAAGGAACGGGTCCTCTACGAGGGCGAGTTCCGCGCGTACCCGCGGGCGGTGAAGTGGTTCGCCGAGGGTGCAGTGGACATCGATCTCGGCGCTGGAGAGGTGACGGTCGACGCGGACGTCGCGAGTACTGATACTGACGATCACGATGGGCTTCCGGCCCGTCGGTTGATCTCCGACGACCGAGCCGATACCCTCCGCTACGGCGAGAACCCCCACCAGGACGCCGCGGTCTACGCCGACTACACCTGCGACGAAGCCAGCGTCGTGCACGCCGACCAGCTGAACGAGGGTGCGAAGGCGCTGTCGTACAACAACTACAACGACGCCGACGGCGCGCTGAACCTGATCAAGGAGTTCGACGAACCCGCCGCGGCGGTTATCAAGCACACCAACCCCGCCGGCTGTGCGACGGCCGACAGCCTCTCCGAGGCGTACGAGAAGGCGCTCTCGACCGACCCGATGAGCGCCTTCGGCGGTATCGTCGCGCTCAACCGCGAGTGCGACGCCGGCACCGCCGAGCGGGTGATCGACTCGTTCAAGGAGGTCGTCGTCGCGCCGGGCTACACCGACGAGGCGCTCGAGGTGCTCCGCGAGAAGGACAATCTCCGGGTGCTCGACGTTGGCGAGCTGGATGACCGAAGCGAGCGCTTTACGGAGAAGCCCCTCGTCGGCGGCCGCCTCGTCCAGGAGCGCGACCTTCAGTCCGTCTCGGTCGACGACCTCGAGGTCGTCACCGAGCGCGAGCCGAGCGACGAGGAACTCGAGTCGATGGTGTTCGCCTGGCAGACGCTCAAACACGTCAAGTCGAACGGGATCCTGTTCACAAAAGGGACCGAGACGGTCGGCGTCGGGATGGGGCAGGTCTCGCGCGTCGACGCGGTCCGGCTCGCCGCGATGAAAGCAGACGAGCACGCGGAGGGCAAGGACGCCGAGGGCGCCGTGATGGCCTCCGACGCCTTCTTCCCGTTCCCGGACGGCATCGAGGAGGCCGCCGAGGCGGGCATCGAGGCGGTCGTCCAGCCCGGCGGCTCGGTCAACGACGACGACGTGATCGAGACCGCGGACGAACACGGCATCGCGATGGCGTTCACCGGGCAGCGGTCGTTCAGACACGATTAG
- the purB gene encoding adenylosuccinate lyase — MTDTNALYAVSPLDGRYGGRTERLSPYASEAALMRARVRVEVEYLIALADLEATPLTLDIDEREHLRGLYKHFAEEDARLIKTLETEGYAEFDATNHDVKAVEYFVRHRLPEESDASAWIHFGLTSEDVNNLAHRLLVRDAVNEVLLPTLYDVQDALAAMAREHRDLPMLARTHGQPATPTTFGKEMAVYAARLGRATGRVREATDDLSGKLGGASGTYAAHVAAYPDVDWPAFAEEFVRGLGLEFVPLTTQVNPCDDLAALFDAFRGANDVLLDLDLDMWLYVSDRYLGQETVAGETGSSTMPHKVNPIDFENSEGNLSKANSDLAFLADYVTTSRLQRDLSDSTVKRNMGAALAHCLIGYDKAAAGLGKVVPNEHVMRAELEETPEIIGEAVQTILRREGQEDAYERVKELTRGREVALEDFHDLFDDLEVDDDVREELRELTPASYTGVASDLVDEQQ; from the coding sequence ATGACCGACACCAACGCGCTGTACGCCGTCTCGCCGCTGGACGGCCGGTACGGAGGGCGGACCGAACGGCTCTCGCCGTACGCGAGCGAGGCCGCGCTCATGCGCGCTCGCGTCCGCGTCGAAGTCGAGTACCTGATCGCGCTGGCCGACCTCGAGGCGACGCCGCTGACCCTCGACATCGACGAGCGCGAACACCTGCGCGGACTGTACAAGCACTTCGCCGAGGAGGACGCCCGGCTGATCAAAACGCTCGAGACCGAGGGCTACGCGGAGTTCGACGCGACGAACCACGACGTGAAGGCCGTCGAGTACTTCGTCCGCCACCGGTTGCCCGAGGAGAGCGACGCCTCGGCCTGGATCCACTTCGGGCTGACCAGCGAGGACGTGAACAACCTCGCTCACCGGCTGCTCGTCCGGGACGCCGTCAACGAGGTGCTGCTGCCCACGCTGTACGACGTGCAGGACGCGCTCGCGGCGATGGCCCGCGAGCACCGCGACCTGCCGATGCTCGCGCGCACCCACGGTCAGCCCGCGACGCCGACGACGTTCGGCAAGGAGATGGCGGTCTACGCGGCCCGCCTCGGTCGCGCAACGGGACGGGTTCGCGAGGCGACCGACGACCTCAGCGGAAAGCTCGGGGGCGCGTCGGGAACCTACGCGGCTCACGTCGCGGCGTATCCCGACGTCGACTGGCCGGCGTTCGCCGAGGAGTTCGTTCGGGGACTGGGCCTCGAGTTCGTCCCGCTCACGACGCAGGTTAACCCCTGTGACGACCTCGCGGCGCTGTTCGATGCCTTCCGCGGGGCGAACGACGTCCTGCTGGATCTGGATCTGGACATGTGGCTCTACGTCTCGGATCGCTACCTCGGCCAGGAAACCGTCGCCGGCGAAACCGGCTCCTCGACGATGCCCCACAAGGTCAACCCGATCGACTTCGAGAACAGCGAGGGCAACCTCTCGAAGGCGAATTCGGATCTCGCCTTCCTCGCCGACTACGTCACGACCTCGCGGCTCCAGCGCGACCTCTCGGACTCGACGGTCAAACGGAACATGGGGGCCGCCCTCGCACACTGTCTGATCGGCTACGACAAGGCCGCGGCCGGTCTCGGAAAGGTCGTCCCCAACGAACACGTGATGCGCGCGGAACTCGAGGAGACCCCCGAGATCATCGGCGAGGCGGTCCAGACGATCCTCCGGCGCGAGGGACAGGAGGACGCCTACGAGCGGGTCAAGGAACTTACCCGCGGGCGGGAGGTCGCACTCGAGGACTTCCACGACCTGTTCGACGACCTCGAGGTCGACGACGACGTTCGCGAGGAGCTTCGTGAGCTAACACCCGCCTCGTACACGGGCGTCGCGAGCGACCTGGTCGACGAGCAGCAGTAG
- the lysA gene encoding diaminopimelate decarboxylase: MTDFADSAAVRRLSDWDRERLESLADEYGTPLYVMDLDRVKENYSRFAAAFPDADVMYAAKAHTGKAVLEAVLEADGTIECAAWGELQRSIDAGADPNALQYTAVNPPDHDLDYAAELGAENPGLTVTIGATDTLERLADRGYDGRIAIRINPGIGTGHHEKVATGADAKFGIPYEQVPEVAEQVREGFELVGLHAHAGSGVLTEGLEEHCRAIERVGEMARRVGDLEFVDVGGGYGVPYREDEQPLDLEKTSNMVRDAVGDIDATLKLEPGRYVVADAGLILSEVNTIKEAPDTTVVGIDASLATLIRPAMFGSYHPMYNVSAPDRDPEPVTVGGPVCTSADVFAHDRPIARPDREDVLAIGNAGSYGYELASQFHSQPRPAEVAIEDDEARVVRRRETLEDVTRVER, translated from the coding sequence ATGACCGACTTCGCCGATTCGGCGGCCGTTCGCCGGCTCTCCGACTGGGACCGCGAGCGACTCGAGTCCCTCGCTGACGAGTACGGAACGCCGCTGTACGTGATGGACCTCGACCGCGTCAAAGAAAACTACAGCCGCTTCGCCGCGGCGTTTCCCGACGCCGACGTCATGTACGCCGCGAAGGCGCACACCGGGAAGGCCGTCCTCGAGGCCGTCCTCGAGGCCGACGGTACCATCGAGTGTGCGGCCTGGGGCGAACTCCAGCGATCGATCGACGCCGGCGCGGATCCGAACGCGCTGCAGTACACCGCCGTCAATCCGCCGGATCACGACCTCGACTACGCCGCGGAACTGGGCGCCGAGAACCCCGGCCTGACGGTCACGATCGGCGCGACCGACACGCTCGAGCGCCTCGCAGACCGGGGCTACGACGGCCGGATCGCGATCCGCATCAACCCCGGCATCGGGACGGGCCACCACGAGAAGGTCGCGACCGGCGCCGATGCGAAGTTCGGCATTCCCTACGAGCAGGTGCCCGAGGTCGCCGAACAGGTCCGCGAGGGGTTCGAACTCGTCGGCCTCCACGCCCACGCCGGCAGCGGCGTGCTCACGGAGGGACTCGAGGAGCACTGCCGGGCGATCGAGCGGGTCGGCGAGATGGCTCGCCGCGTGGGCGACCTCGAGTTCGTCGACGTCGGCGGCGGCTACGGCGTGCCGTACCGCGAGGACGAACAACCGCTGGACCTCGAGAAGACCTCGAACATGGTCCGCGACGCCGTCGGCGATATCGACGCGACGCTCAAGCTCGAGCCCGGCCGGTACGTCGTCGCCGACGCGGGACTCATCCTGAGCGAGGTCAACACGATCAAGGAGGCTCCCGACACGACAGTCGTCGGGATCGACGCCAGCCTGGCGACGCTAATCCGACCGGCGATGTTCGGCTCCTACCACCCGATGTACAACGTCAGCGCCCCCGACCGCGACCCCGAACCGGTGACCGTCGGCGGTCCGGTCTGTACCAGCGCGGACGTCTTCGCCCACGATCGGCCGATCGCCCGTCCGGACCGCGAGGACGTGCTCGCGATCGGTAACGCGGGCTCCTACGGCTACGAACTGGCCAGCCAGTTTCACTCCCAGCCCCGGCCCGCCGAGGTGGCCATCGAAGACGACGAGGCCCGCGTCGTTCGGCGACGCGAGACGCTCGAGGACGTCACGCGCGTCGAACGGTAA
- a CDS encoding glycerophosphodiester phosphodiesterase — translation MSPGTGPSLSRRRLLAGFGAGIVATSAWGLTPLVTGETVTSDRPLIVGHRGAEGLAPPNTRAAVRAALEVGVDGVELDVRRTGDGELVLFHDPVLDWDSTAHGWVQNTPWSEIDGARIDGEPLIRLSDGLDELAASDATIFLEVKAAGYTESILETVAEYDLLDRLVIISFDPAALDPARDNGIRTGLIGSVPSPWLAEEAAACGADLAFSHYAPRGVSNFISAARTESVTAGVWKLVDTKQTVRDVLEVNLDVLVTNRPDYAYEILRAES, via the coding sequence ATGTCTCCCGGAACCGGTCCGTCACTCTCTCGTCGACGGCTACTGGCCGGGTTTGGCGCGGGAATCGTGGCGACGTCGGCCTGGGGACTTACACCGCTGGTCACCGGGGAAACCGTAACGAGCGATCGCCCGCTAATCGTCGGCCACCGCGGCGCGGAAGGGCTCGCGCCACCGAACACGAGAGCCGCCGTTCGCGCGGCGCTCGAGGTCGGCGTCGACGGCGTCGAACTCGACGTCCGACGAACCGGCGACGGTGAACTGGTACTGTTCCACGACCCCGTACTCGACTGGGATTCGACGGCGCACGGCTGGGTCCAGAATACCCCATGGAGCGAGATCGACGGCGCCAGGATCGACGGCGAACCGCTCATCAGACTGTCTGACGGACTCGACGAACTCGCGGCGTCCGACGCGACGATCTTTCTGGAGGTGAAAGCCGCCGGATACACGGAATCGATACTCGAGACCGTCGCCGAGTACGACCTGCTCGATCGACTGGTGATCATCTCCTTCGATCCCGCGGCGCTCGACCCCGCGCGAGACAACGGGATCAGAACGGGACTGATCGGTTCGGTTCCGTCACCCTGGCTGGCGGAGGAGGCTGCGGCGTGCGGCGCCGATCTGGCGTTCAGCCACTACGCGCCGCGCGGCGTCTCGAATTTCATCAGCGCGGCCCGGACCGAATCGGTCACTGCCGGAGTCTGGAAACTCGTCGATACGAAACAGACCGTCCGCGACGTTCTCGAGGTCAACCTCGACGTTCTCGTCACGAACCGTCCCGATTACGCGTACGAGATTCTGCGCGCCGAGTCGTAG
- a CDS encoding M20/M25/M40 family metallo-hydrolase: MSFDITTFHADAVGTPSHEDVSEMRELVLETLRDAGLEPSVDARGNVLASRGTDGGPHIVLNTHFDTVAPHVSYERDGDTVYGRGACDAKGPLAALLAAFLRVEPTAGRVTLALTPDEETLMTGAARLRETLSADGYIVGEPTDLDVCVAARGQCEGTITLEGESGHAASVSAERNPAFGLPDVLEALRAYDDEAGPDPDPVLGAPKLTPTVLAGGEAPNRVPETCRVTFDRRNVPPETSDSFRGDLEAFLESRVPDDLSVSVDLIRPDTPFPDPFVTDEGDRLVRILREASGGDVRPFEAATEASFFAADAPTVVFGPGVLADEKGAVAHAEREYVRLPQVETASDAVAETLEKVAR, encoded by the coding sequence ATGAGCTTCGATATCACCACCTTTCACGCCGACGCCGTCGGGACGCCCTCCCACGAGGACGTCTCGGAGATGCGCGAACTGGTGCTCGAGACGCTTCGGGACGCCGGTCTCGAGCCGAGTGTGGACGCCCGCGGAAACGTCCTCGCGAGCCGCGGAACGGACGGCGGCCCCCACATCGTCCTGAACACGCACTTCGATACCGTGGCGCCGCACGTCTCGTACGAGCGAGACGGCGACACGGTCTACGGACGGGGCGCGTGCGATGCGAAGGGACCGCTCGCCGCGTTGCTCGCCGCGTTCCTGCGAGTCGAACCGACCGCGGGTCGAGTCACGCTGGCGCTGACCCCCGACGAGGAGACGCTGATGACCGGCGCTGCCCGCCTGCGGGAGACCCTGTCCGCCGACGGCTATATCGTCGGCGAGCCGACCGATCTCGACGTCTGTGTAGCCGCCCGCGGGCAGTGTGAGGGGACGATTACCCTCGAGGGTGAGAGCGGCCACGCGGCGAGCGTTTCCGCCGAACGGAATCCGGCGTTCGGACTCCCCGATGTGCTCGAGGCGCTGCGAGCCTACGACGACGAGGCCGGACCGGACCCGGATCCGGTGCTCGGCGCCCCGAAGCTGACGCCGACCGTGCTCGCCGGTGGTGAGGCTCCGAATCGGGTACCGGAGACGTGTCGAGTCACGTTCGACCGCCGAAACGTGCCGCCGGAGACCAGCGATTCGTTCCGCGGAGACCTCGAGGCGTTCCTCGAGTCGCGCGTCCCGGACGACCTCTCGGTCTCCGTCGATCTGATCCGTCCCGACACGCCGTTTCCCGATCCGTTCGTGACCGACGAAGGCGACCGACTGGTACGGATCCTCCGGGAGGCGAGCGGCGGCGACGTTCGCCCCTTCGAGGCGGCGACCGAGGCGTCGTTCTTCGCGGCCGACGCCCCGACGGTCGTCTTTGGGCCGGGCGTGCTCGCCGACGAGAAAGGGGCAGTCGCACACGCCGAACGCGAGTACGTCCGCCTGCCGCAGGTGGAGACCGCCTCCGACGCCGTCGCTGAGACGCTCGAGAAAGTGGCGAGGTGA
- a CDS encoding SPW repeat domain-containing protein, which produces MSDRRSTRDATVPVPRVAGLAAVLGTWIFWSGVFFTGSGWIILNNVLVGAAIATLAAYTAAQPSGGRLPALAAPLPLVPLGLWTVAAPFVFGTPVDVLFWSNVVAGGLVTILAAAGVYGSWRRRTATATGA; this is translated from the coding sequence ATGAGCGACCGCCGATCGACTCGAGATGCAACGGTTCCAGTTCCACGGGTCGCCGGACTCGCCGCCGTTCTCGGCACCTGGATATTCTGGTCCGGCGTCTTCTTCACGGGGTCCGGCTGGATCATCCTGAACAACGTCCTGGTCGGTGCCGCGATCGCCACCCTCGCCGCGTACACCGCCGCTCAGCCGTCGGGCGGCCGCCTCCCGGCGCTCGCCGCCCCGCTGCCGCTCGTTCCCCTCGGACTGTGGACCGTCGCGGCGCCGTTCGTCTTCGGGACGCCCGTGGACGTTCTGTTCTGGAGCAACGTCGTCGCGGGTGGGCTCGTGACGATCCTGGCCGCTGCCGGCGTCTACGGTAGCTGGCGGCGGAGAACCGCGACTGCGACCGGGGCGTAG